The bacterium genome window below encodes:
- a CDS encoding HEPN domain-containing protein, which produces MRNELAKYRLENAKEKLISAKLLYENKQYKDSISRSYYAMFSAAKALLAVKEVNSSKHSGVISLFNQHFVKTSIVGKNMGRILAEAKEMREDSDYEDFVVISDEEVENQIKDAEIFIGEVEEVLEGVDEED; this is translated from the coding sequence ATGAGAAATGAACTTGCTAAATACCGGTTAGAAAATGCCAAAGAAAAACTCATTTCAGCGAAATTGCTCTATGAGAATAAACAGTATAAAGATTCAATCTCTCGGTCTTACTATGCTATGTTTTCTGCAGCCAAAGCTCTGTTGGCAGTAAAAGAAGTTAATAGTAGTAAACATTCCGGTGTTATCTCTCTATTTAATCAACATTTTGTAAAGACGAGCATAGTGGGTAAAAATATGGGCAGGATATTGGCTGAAGCTAAGGAAATGAGGGAAGATAGCGATTATGAAGACTTTGTTGTTATCTCAGATGAAGAGGTAGAAAATCAGATCAAAGATGCTGAAATTTTCATCGGAGAAGTGGAGGAGGTTTTAGAAGGGGTAGATGAAGAAGATTAA
- a CDS encoding transcriptional repressor, producing MKPKDEHLILGSYIKKEGLRKTPQREIILNTFLEIEDHVDVESLYNLVKQKDPSISFITIYRTLKLLCECNLAKELKLERAITKYEHKYNHIHHDHLICVQCGKVVEFCNEEIEKIQEQIALENKFSTQSHFLKINGLCELCKK from the coding sequence GTGAAACCTAAAGATGAACATCTAATTTTAGGAAGCTATATAAAAAAAGAAGGATTACGTAAGACTCCCCAGAGAGAGATAATCTTAAATACTTTCTTAGAAATAGAAGATCATGTAGATGTAGAATCTTTATATAATTTAGTAAAACAGAAAGACCCCTCGATAAGCTTTATCACTATCTATCGAACGCTTAAACTTTTATGTGAGTGTAATTTAGCTAAAGAACTAAAATTAGAAAGAGCTATTACCAAGTATGAACATAAGTATAACCATATTCACCATGATCATCTAATTTGCGTTCAATGTGGAAAAGTAGTGGAGTTTTGTAATGAAGAAATTGAAAAGATTCAGGAACAAATTGCTTTGGAAAATAAATTTTCTACCCAAAGTCACTTTTTAAAGATAAATGGCCTATGTGAATTATGTAAAAAATAA
- the aroC gene encoding chorismate synthase encodes MLSFLTAGESHGKQLTVIIEGVPAGLKINKDKINQSLKERQRGFGRGERMKIEEDEVIITSGIRAGMTLGSPITMIIENKDWGNWVEVMSPEIAEVVLEKVEERKVLSPRPGHADLPGAIKYHHQDIRNVLERASARETAIRVAAGALLSQLLEEFGIELISYVVQVGDIKAKIEKDLSFDQIKDKINLSKLRCLDEKAEEAMIVKIKEAMETGDTLGGIFEVKAFGVPVGLGSYTQWDKRLNARLAFALMSIPAVKGVEIGMGFKGVDKLGSVVHDEIFFDQRLGFYRKTNQAGGIEGGISNGEDIILRAAVKPIPTLRKGLSSVNILSKEEQRSAYERSDVCVLPAASVVGLSMVAIELARAFLEKFGGDHLQEIKKNHRNYQQSCRLAFEQGDKTADT; translated from the coding sequence ATGTTAAGCTTTTTAACCGCTGGTGAATCTCACGGTAAGCAATTAACTGTAATTATAGAAGGAGTTCCGGCTGGTCTGAAGATAAATAAAGATAAGATTAACCAATCTTTAAAAGAGAGACAGAGAGGTTTTGGTCGAGGAGAAAGGATGAAGATTGAGGAAGATGAGGTTATTATTACCTCAGGAATTAGAGCAGGAATGACCCTCGGTAGCCCCATTACGATGATCATTGAAAATAAGGATTGGGGAAATTGGGTAGAGGTAATGTCTCCTGAAATAGCTGAAGTAGTACTTGAAAAGGTAGAAGAGCGAAAAGTTTTAAGTCCCCGTCCCGGCCATGCTGATTTACCAGGAGCAATAAAATATCATCATCAAGATATTAGAAATGTCTTAGAGAGAGCTAGTGCCAGAGAGACCGCAATTAGAGTGGCGGCAGGAGCTCTTCTATCTCAATTATTAGAAGAATTTGGAATTGAGCTTATTAGCTATGTGGTTCAAGTAGGAGATATTAAAGCTAAGATAGAAAAGGATTTAAGCTTCGACCAAATTAAAGATAAGATAAACTTATCTAAGCTTCGTTGTTTAGACGAAAAAGCTGAAGAAGCTATGATTGTTAAGATAAAAGAAGCCATGGAGACAGGAGACACCTTAGGAGGAATCTTTGAAGTTAAGGCTTTTGGGGTGCCTGTGGGCTTAGGAAGCTATACCCAGTGGGATAAAAGATTAAATGCCAGGTTGGCTTTTGCTTTAATGAGTATTCCAGCCGTTAAAGGAGTAGAGATAGGTATGGGATTTAAAGGAGTTGATAAGCTTGGCTCCGTAGTCCATGATGAAATATTTTTTGACCAAAGACTTGGATTTTATAGAAAGACTAACCAGGCAGGAGGAATTGAAGGAGGAATTTCTAATGGTGAAGATATTATTCTTAGAGCAGCAGTAAAACCTATACCTACTTTAAGAAAAGGTCTTTCTTCGGTAAATATTTTAAGCAAGGAAGAGCAAAGATCTGCTTACGAAAGATCTGATGTTTGTGTTTTACCAGCTGCTTCGGTGGTAGGTCTTTCTATGGTAGCCATTGAGTTAGCCAGGGCTTTTTTAGAAAAGTTTGGTGGTGATCATCTCCAAGAAATAAAGAAAAACCATCGAAATTATCAGCAGTCTTGTCGCCTTGCTTTTGAACAAGGCGACAAGACTGCTGATACCTAA
- a CDS encoding NUDIX hydrolase, which produces MDQPDIRIGVVIIKESKILLIRSNYSNHWFLPGGNLKHGESIIEIAQRKVWEETNLKVSLQRVLMINESISSDKHRHTINIYFLGEILQEEPKIKREKLIQDCKFLTLEEIEKIEIYPNIKKEIKEMIQNEIYVQARYRGNIFEKTCRNKRDDYR; this is translated from the coding sequence ATGGATCAACCTGATATTAGGATTGGAGTAGTGATTATCAAAGAGAGCAAGATTTTACTGATAAGATCTAATTATAGTAATCACTGGTTTTTACCTGGGGGAAATCTCAAGCATGGTGAAAGCATTATAGAAATTGCTCAAAGAAAAGTTTGGGAAGAAACAAATTTAAAAGTAAGTCTCCAGCGAGTTCTGATGATTAATGAGTCTATTTCTTCTGATAAACATCGCCATACTATCAACATTTATTTTTTAGGGGAAATACTTCAGGAAGAGCCTAAAATAAAAAGAGAAAAATTAATTCAAGATTGCAAATTTTTAACCTTAGAAGAGATAGAAAAGATAGAAATTTATCCCAATATAAAAAAAGAGATCAAAGAGATGATCCAGAATGAAATTTATGTCCAAGCAAGATATCGAGGAAACATATTCGAGAAAACTTGTAGAAATAAAAGAGATGATTACCGCTAA
- a CDS encoding nucleotidyltransferase domain-containing protein: MNDFNYKNGSRKDIKEEIIRILDKYLSNNYLLIIFGSFVRNEMIRSSDIDLAVYRNEKIPTKTIVEAKEELKMKTHTLRDIDLINLTKDVNVDLLKKILEEGVIWKETKNSKGLLKNLKKRLISTKK, encoded by the coding sequence ATGAATGATTTTAATTATAAAAATGGTAGTAGGAAGGATATTAAAGAAGAGATTATAAGGATACTGGACAAATATCTTAGCAATAATTATTTGCTGATTATTTTTGGTTCTTTTGTGAGAAATGAAATGATCAGGAGTTCGGATATAGACCTAGCAGTATATAGAAATGAAAAGATACCAACAAAAACAATAGTGGAAGCTAAAGAGGAATTAAAAATGAAAACTCACACTTTAAGAGATATAGATTTAATTAATTTAACCAAAGATGTTAATGTAGATTTGTTAAAAAAAATTTTAGAAGAGGGAGTAATATGGAAGGAAACAAAAAATTCCAAAGGGCTTTTGAAAAATTTGAAAAAGCGTTTAATAAGTACAAAGAAGTAG
- a CDS encoding nucleotidyltransferase substrate binding protein: MEGNKKFQRAFEKFEKAFNKYKEVVGSPQLFNFLNEELIVEISTNRFEYTFEILWKTLKEYLKLEGIDCSTPLRCFNEAFKAGLINEKYEGIFIDMIEKRNEIVHIYDLDQAKSIYGFIKSDEV, translated from the coding sequence ATGGAAGGAAACAAAAAATTCCAAAGGGCTTTTGAAAAATTTGAAAAAGCGTTTAATAAGTACAAAGAAGTAGTCGGCTCTCCACAGCTTTTTAATTTTTTGAATGAAGAGTTAATTGTAGAAATCAGTACCAATCGATTTGAATATACATTTGAAATTTTATGGAAGACATTGAAAGAGTATTTAAAATTAGAAGGAATAGATTGTTCAACTCCATTAAGATGTTTTAATGAGGCATTTAAGGCAGGTCTTATCAACGAGAAATATGAAGGTATATTTATTGATATGATAGAGAAAAGGAATGAAATAGTCCATATATATGATCTTGACCAGGCAAAAAGTATCTACGGATTTATAAAGAGTGATGAAGTG
- a CDS encoding prepilin peptidase has protein sequence MVTLEEVIVVIFGLMIGSFLNVCIYRIPLDLSIILPCSFCPHCKTIIKPWENIPVLSYIFLKGKCRHCQKKISLRYPLVETLTAAMFLLVWFNFWTTLNSGLNFDLNLDKIILNLIFVSVLIVITFIDIDHLLIHDKIIYPAMAIGVICQLIFNQPSLLNNFIQVVLGILVGGGIIYLFALLGRLVFRREAMGGGDIKLGTLIGIYLDWKMSLLSVFLACIVGSGISLALMGLKKKKKTDYIAFGPFLALGAVISLFWGKRILSWYLGRW, from the coding sequence ATGGTCACCTTAGAAGAGGTAATAGTAGTTATTTTTGGGTTAATGATAGGAAGCTTTTTAAATGTCTGTATTTATAGAATACCTTTAGATTTATCTATTATCCTGCCTTGCTCCTTTTGTCCTCACTGTAAAACAATAATCAAGCCTTGGGAAAATATCCCTGTTTTAAGCTATATCTTCTTAAAAGGAAAATGTCGTCATTGCCAAAAAAAAATCTCTCTTCGTTATCCTTTAGTCGAAACTTTAACCGCAGCGATGTTTTTATTAGTTTGGTTTAATTTTTGGACTACTTTAAATTCTGGTTTAAACTTTGATTTAAATTTAGATAAGATAATCTTAAATTTAATCTTTGTTAGTGTCTTAATTGTCATTACTTTTATAGACATCGACCACCTCTTAATCCATGATAAGATTATTTATCCAGCCATGGCAATTGGAGTAATATGCCAACTAATCTTTAATCAACCATCTCTCCTTAATAATTTTATCCAAGTAGTTTTAGGAATATTAGTAGGAGGAGGAATAATTTATCTATTTGCCTTATTAGGAAGGTTAGTTTTTAGACGAGAAGCAATGGGTGGCGGAGATATAAAGTTAGGAACTTTAATTGGAATTTATTTGGACTGGAAGATGTCTTTGCTTTCCGTATTCTTAGCCTGCATTGTTGGTAGTGGAATAAGTCTGGCCTTAATGGGGTTAAAGAAGAAAAAGAAGACTGATTATATTGCTTTTGGTCCTTTCTTGGCTTTAGGAGCAGTGATTTCTCTTTTTTGGGGAAAGAGAATATTAAGTTGGTATCTGGGCAGGTGGTAA
- a CDS encoding shikimate dehydrogenase: MITAKTLLLGLIGYPVSHSLSPVMHNAAFKKLGLDYIYLVFPVKSNKDLKRAIEGLRAINFKGANVTIPYKEEVIKYLDEISKEAKLIGAVNTIENIEGKLYGYNTDSFGFIKSLKEEINTSLKDKKVFILGAGGAAKAVAFSLVFEGVSEIIFADKFKEKAVSLSKYMKKKTNGKYLAINLEDVKLGKKINLADLIINATSVGMKEEDPLPLEVKYLRKDQIIYDLVYNPSQTLLLKEGEKLNLKVISGLGMLLYQGAKSFEIWTKVKAPIEVMKRSLIENLD; encoded by the coding sequence ATGATTACCGCTAAAACTTTACTTTTAGGTTTGATAGGATACCCAGTCAGCCATAGTCTTTCGCCCGTGATGCATAATGCTGCTTTTAAAAAATTAGGATTAGACTATATCTACTTAGTCTTTCCTGTGAAGAGTAATAAGGATTTAAAAAGAGCCATAGAAGGGTTAAGGGCAATAAATTTTAAAGGAGCAAATGTCACTATCCCTTATAAAGAAGAAGTGATAAAATACTTAGATGAAATTTCTAAAGAAGCAAAATTAATAGGAGCAGTAAATACTATAGAAAATATCGAAGGCAAGTTATACGGCTATAATACCGATAGCTTTGGTTTTATTAAATCTTTAAAAGAAGAGATCAATACATCTCTTAAAGATAAAAAGGTATTTATCTTAGGGGCAGGAGGGGCAGCTAAAGCAGTAGCTTTTTCTTTGGTCTTTGAAGGGGTAAGTGAGATTATTTTTGCTGACAAATTTAAAGAAAAAGCAGTAAGTTTAAGTAAATACATGAAGAAAAAAACTAATGGTAAATACTTAGCGATAAACTTAGAAGATGTAAAATTAGGTAAAAAGATAAACCTGGCTGATCTTATTATTAATGCCACTTCGGTGGGAATGAAAGAAGAAGATCCTTTGCCTCTAGAGGTGAAATATTTAAGAAAAGATCAAATTATTTATGATTTAGTTTACAATCCTTCTCAGACATTGCTTTTAAAAGAAGGAGAAAAGTTAAATCTTAAGGTAATCAGTGGTTTAGGGATGCTTCTTTATCAAGGTGCTAAGAGTTTTGAGATTTGGACGAAAGTAAAAGCTCCTATCGAAGTAATGAAGAGATCCTTAATAGAAAATTTAGATTAA
- the pseG gene encoding UDP-2,4-diacetamido-2,4,6-trideoxy-beta-L-altropyranose hydrolase — translation MKRRIVFRVDGGGSIGLGHIMRCLNLAEGLKEKGMQCIFITKDIDPEAGKRIVDSGHLVERLPAEIDLEEDLKLTVNLIKKYQLDLVVTDSYDINEIYLKRIKDLNIPLMSLDDLANMHLFSDIVLNQNIGVKVSDYSRERYTKLLLGPKYVLLRKEVRDRHCFRREIKEVAKNILVTLGGTDPNNQTLKVVKALKGIKNNIKITVVIGPSYLYEEILRKEIETDSRFILTRNLKDILGLMEKADIAISGGGSTCYELAYLGVPNIIIVLSDNQRKNADSLDNYGTSLNLGWFEEVTEDKIKETIKDLIKAREKRKGMSRKGRELVDGRGVERVVEEILVQLKWNNISAPKVRFNSKEKKVIRVFAERIKNNIGDNITSLGLFGSKARGDFQEDSDIDILIVLKEKSLESKKRIFDIMFEVDPYYDLKISPRIMSLYEYQKNKDMGSPFIKRLEKEGIKL, via the coding sequence ATGAAGAGACGAATTGTATTCCGGGTTGATGGAGGGGGAAGTATTGGTTTAGGACACATAATGCGTTGTTTAAACCTGGCTGAGGGGTTAAAAGAAAAAGGTATGCAGTGTATATTTATTACCAAGGATATCGATCCAGAGGCAGGAAAGAGGATTGTTGACAGTGGCCATTTGGTAGAGAGATTGCCTGCAGAGATAGATTTAGAAGAGGATCTCAAGTTGACCGTCAATTTGATTAAAAAATATCAACTTGATTTAGTGGTCACTGATTCTTATGATATTAATGAGATTTATCTCAAACGAATAAAGGATTTAAATATACCCTTGATGAGCCTTGATGACCTTGCGAATATGCATCTTTTCTCTGACATAGTTCTTAATCAAAACATCGGAGTTAAAGTTAGTGATTATTCCAGAGAAAGATATACAAAGCTATTGTTGGGACCAAAATATGTCCTTCTAAGAAAAGAGGTTAGAGATAGACATTGCTTTAGGAGAGAGATAAAAGAGGTAGCAAAGAATATTTTAGTTACCCTTGGTGGAACTGATCCGAATAATCAGACCTTGAAAGTGGTTAAGGCTCTCAAAGGTATCAAGAATAATATTAAGATTACAGTGGTTATAGGGCCCAGCTACCTATACGAAGAGATTCTTAGGAAAGAGATTGAAACAGATAGCCGGTTTATCCTTACGAGAAATCTAAAAGATATTCTTGGCTTGATGGAGAAAGCAGATATTGCTATCAGTGGAGGTGGAAGTACCTGCTATGAACTGGCCTACCTTGGAGTACCTAATATCATCATAGTCCTTTCTGATAATCAGAGAAAAAATGCTGATAGCTTAGATAATTATGGTACCTCTCTTAATTTGGGTTGGTTTGAAGAAGTTACAGAAGATAAGATTAAAGAGACAATAAAAGATTTGATTAAAGCCAGAGAGAAACGCAAAGGAATGAGCAGGAAAGGCAGAGAGTTGGTTGATGGAAGAGGGGTAGAGAGGGTGGTAGAGGAGATTTTGGTTCAGTTAAAATGGAATAACATATCTGCCCCAAAGGTACGTTTTAATAGCAAAGAAAAAAAGGTGATAAGAGTTTTTGCTGAGCGAATAAAAAATAATATAGGGGATAATATAACTTCATTAGGGCTCTTTGGGTCAAAAGCCAGAGGTGATTTTCAAGAAGATTCTGATATCGATATTCTCATTGTACTTAAAGAGAAATCTCTTGAGTCAAAGAAGAGGATATTCGATATTATGTTTGAAGTAGACCCTTACTATGACTTAAAAATCTCCCCAAGAATTATGTCCTTGTATGAATATCAGAAAAATAAAGATATGGGTTCACCTTTTATCAAACGTCTTGAAAAAGAAGGGATAAAATTATGA